In Streptomyces chartreusis NRRL 3882, the following are encoded in one genomic region:
- a CDS encoding carbohydrate ABC transporter permease: MKSTARRQSYGVKGAPYAFLVPATVLFALFFALPIGYAIWLSFRKVKVSGLGLGSGARKEVWAGLENYTDALTDSELVNGALRVLGYGCIVVPVMLGLALLLALMLDAEKVRLAPFTRLAIFLPYAIPGVVAALLWGFLYLPDVSPFYFVLDKLGLPQPDLLDGGPLYLALSNIAVWGGTGFNMIVIYTSLQAIPAEVYEAAKLDGATPLQIALRIKIPMVAPSLVLTFFFSIIATLQVFNEPTTLKPLTNSVSTTWSPLMKVYRDAFGEGDIYGAAAQAVIIAFATLLLSFGFLRAANRRQKQEAAR; the protein is encoded by the coding sequence GTGAAAAGCACGGCACGCCGGCAGTCGTACGGGGTCAAGGGGGCCCCGTACGCCTTCCTTGTCCCCGCCACCGTCCTCTTCGCGCTGTTCTTCGCGCTGCCCATCGGCTACGCGATCTGGCTCAGCTTCCGCAAGGTGAAGGTCTCGGGCCTGGGCCTGGGCTCCGGCGCCCGCAAGGAGGTCTGGGCCGGTCTGGAGAACTACACCGACGCCCTCACCGACAGCGAGCTGGTGAACGGGGCGCTGCGCGTGCTGGGTTACGGCTGCATCGTCGTCCCGGTGATGCTCGGCCTGGCCCTGCTGCTCGCGCTGATGCTGGACGCCGAGAAGGTGCGGCTGGCCCCCTTCACCCGGCTCGCGATCTTCCTGCCGTACGCCATCCCCGGTGTGGTGGCGGCGCTGCTGTGGGGCTTCCTGTACCTGCCGGACGTCAGCCCCTTCTACTTCGTGCTCGACAAGCTCGGGCTGCCGCAGCCCGACCTGCTGGACGGCGGGCCACTGTACCTGGCCCTGTCGAACATCGCGGTCTGGGGCGGCACCGGCTTCAACATGATCGTCATCTACACCTCCCTCCAGGCGATCCCGGCGGAGGTGTACGAGGCGGCGAAGCTCGACGGCGCCACCCCGCTGCAGATCGCGCTGCGGATCAAGATCCCGATGGTGGCGCCGTCGCTGGTGCTGACCTTCTTCTTCTCGATCATCGCGACGCTCCAGGTGTTCAACGAGCCGACCACCCTCAAGCCCCTCACCAACTCCGTGTCCACGACGTGGAGTCCGCTGATGAAGGTGTACCGGGACGCGTTCGGCGAGGGTGACATCTACGGGGCCGCGGCGCAGGCCGTGATCATCGCGTTCGCCACGCTCCTGCTGTCCTTCGGCTTCCTGCGGGCCGCGAACCGTCGTCAGAAGCAGGAGGCAGCTCGATGA
- a CDS encoding LacI family DNA-binding transcriptional regulator, which yields MTMNASGGRRRPPTIHDVAREAGVSRGTVSRVLNGGHYVSPAAQEAVNAAIRRTGYVVNRHARSLITGRSDSIGFLLTEPQERFFEDPNFNVLLRGCTQALAAHDIPLLLMLAGTEDERRRLTRYITAGHVDGVLLVSNHSGDPVAEQLREAGVPLVACGKPIGLGSKVSYVAADDRDGARDMVRHLLSLGRRRVGMVTGPLDTPGGVERLAGYQEVLAQAGLEYDERLVVSGDYSRASGEAGAERLLAQAPDMDAVFVASDLMAQGVLAALHRAGRSVPGDVAVGGFDDSPAALASSPELTTIRQPWDRISAEMVRVLLAQIGGEDPAAVILPTELVEREST from the coding sequence ATGACCATGAACGCTTCGGGGGGCAGGCGCAGGCCGCCCACGATCCACGACGTGGCGCGCGAGGCGGGGGTCTCGCGCGGCACGGTCTCGCGTGTACTGAACGGCGGCCACTACGTCAGCCCGGCCGCCCAGGAAGCGGTCAACGCGGCCATCCGCAGGACGGGTTACGTCGTCAACCGGCACGCCCGCTCCCTGATCACCGGGCGGTCCGACTCGATCGGCTTCCTGCTCACCGAACCGCAGGAGCGGTTCTTCGAGGACCCCAACTTCAACGTCCTGCTGCGCGGCTGCACCCAGGCGCTCGCCGCGCACGACATCCCGCTGCTGCTGATGCTGGCGGGCACCGAGGACGAACGGCGCCGCCTCACCCGGTACATCACCGCCGGGCATGTCGACGGGGTGCTGCTGGTCTCCAACCACTCCGGTGACCCCGTCGCCGAGCAGTTGCGTGAGGCCGGTGTGCCGCTGGTGGCGTGCGGGAAGCCGATCGGGCTGGGCTCGAAGGTGAGTTACGTGGCCGCCGACGACCGTGACGGCGCCCGCGACATGGTGCGCCACCTGCTGTCGCTCGGGCGGCGCCGGGTGGGCATGGTGACCGGGCCGCTGGACACGCCCGGCGGTGTCGAGCGTCTCGCCGGCTACCAGGAGGTGCTCGCCCAGGCGGGCCTGGAGTACGACGAGCGCCTCGTCGTCTCCGGCGACTACAGCCGCGCCAGCGGCGAGGCGGGTGCCGAGCGGCTGCTGGCGCAGGCCCCGGACATGGACGCCGTGTTCGTCGCCTCGGACCTCATGGCGCAGGGCGTGCTGGCGGCCCTGCACCGGGCGGGGCGGAGCGTGCCGGGGGACGTCGCGGTCGGCGGTTTCGACGACTCCCCGGCCGCCCTGGCCTCCAGCCCCGAGCTCACGACCATCCGGCAGCCGTGGGACCGCATCAGCGCCGAGATGGTACGGGTGCTGCTCGCGCAGATCGGGGGTGAGGATCCGGCGGCCGTGATCCTGCCGACGGAGCTGGTCGAAAGGGAGTCGACGTAG
- a CDS encoding carbohydrate ABC transporter permease produces MSSLAVRQAEPVAGSTPGTPQGRPPLRRRIALIPTVTLLLGAIYCLLPVAWVVMAATKSGRELFSTFTFLPGTGFADNVRDLSAYRDGVYWEWMGNSALYAGLGALLSTCVSAISGYALATYRFRGRETIFNVLLAGVLMPPVILAIPQYLLLAKADLTDSYLSVLLPQILFPYGVYLARIYAAAAVPADVVEAGRMDGASEWRIFTRIALPMMIPGMVTVFLFQFVAIWNNFLLPYIMLSDDEKFPITLGLFTLLEQGANTPALYTLVITGALLAVLPLVALFLVIQRFWSLDLLSGAVKS; encoded by the coding sequence ATGAGTTCCCTTGCCGTCCGCCAGGCCGAGCCGGTGGCGGGCAGCACGCCCGGTACCCCCCAGGGCCGCCCGCCGCTGCGCCGCCGGATCGCCCTGATCCCCACGGTCACGCTGTTGCTGGGCGCGATCTACTGTCTGCTGCCGGTGGCCTGGGTGGTCATGGCGGCGACCAAGTCCGGCCGTGAGCTGTTCTCCACGTTCACGTTCCTGCCGGGCACGGGCTTCGCCGACAACGTCCGCGATCTGAGCGCCTACCGCGACGGCGTCTACTGGGAGTGGATGGGCAACTCCGCGCTGTACGCCGGTCTGGGCGCCCTGCTGTCGACGTGCGTGTCGGCGATCAGCGGCTACGCCCTGGCGACCTACCGCTTCCGCGGCCGCGAGACGATCTTCAACGTGCTGCTCGCAGGGGTGCTGATGCCGCCGGTGATCCTCGCCATCCCGCAGTACCTGCTGCTGGCGAAGGCCGACCTCACCGACTCGTACCTGTCCGTCCTGCTGCCGCAGATCCTCTTCCCGTACGGCGTCTACCTGGCGCGGATCTACGCCGCCGCCGCGGTGCCCGCCGACGTGGTCGAGGCGGGGCGCATGGACGGGGCGAGCGAGTGGCGGATCTTCACGCGGATCGCGCTGCCGATGATGATCCCCGGCATGGTGACGGTGTTCCTGTTCCAGTTCGTGGCGATCTGGAACAACTTCCTGCTGCCGTACATCATGCTCAGCGACGACGAGAAGTTCCCGATCACCCTCGGCCTGTTCACCTTGCTGGAGCAGGGCGCCAACACCCCGGCGCTGTACACGCTGGTGATCACGGGCGCGCTCCTCGCGGTGCTGCCGCTGGTCGCCCTGTTCCTGGTCATCCAGCGGTTCTGGAGTCTGGATCTGCTCTCCGGAGCCGTAAAGTCATGA
- a CDS encoding MarR family winged helix-turn-helix transcriptional regulator, producing MASKTAGARLEERWRDILSAHARTMCEIDRVLHPHGLGASDFEVLDILATAAPEEGEQCRVQNLVGRVHLSQSALSRLIARLEKDGLVTRSVCVEDRRGVWVALTSKGRDLHAQALPLQRAALARTLGA from the coding sequence ATGGCGTCGAAAACGGCTGGTGCGCGGCTCGAGGAACGGTGGCGGGACATCTTGTCGGCGCACGCGCGCACGATGTGCGAGATCGACCGGGTGCTGCATCCGCACGGCCTCGGCGCGTCCGACTTCGAGGTCCTGGACATCCTCGCCACGGCGGCGCCCGAGGAGGGCGAGCAGTGCCGGGTGCAGAACCTGGTCGGACGGGTCCATCTCAGCCAGAGCGCGCTGTCCCGCCTCATCGCCCGGCTGGAGAAGGACGGGCTGGTGACGCGTTCGGTGTGCGTGGAGGACCGGCGCGGGGTGTGGGTGGCCCTGACCTCCAAGGGCCGTGACCTGCACGCGCAGGCACTGCCGCTCCAGCGGGCCGCGCTGGCCCGGACCCTGGGCGCGTAG
- a CDS encoding SseB family protein: METPANDPTPTPAQRALDVLTENTEDAAALDALANSDVLIPVPDDANDADAANPSAVALPVLEQPGGEPVVPVFTSEVEMAGLLPFVSRYRLVPLGALAAQWPADDLSLTIDGSSEHRLTLTSEGVRTLLARP, from the coding sequence ATGGAGACACCCGCAAACGACCCCACGCCCACGCCCGCCCAGCGGGCTCTGGACGTCCTCACCGAGAACACCGAGGACGCGGCGGCTCTGGACGCGCTCGCCAACAGCGACGTGCTCATCCCCGTGCCCGACGACGCGAACGACGCCGACGCCGCCAACCCCTCGGCGGTGGCGCTGCCGGTGCTGGAGCAGCCCGGCGGCGAGCCGGTGGTGCCCGTCTTCACCTCCGAGGTGGAGATGGCCGGGCTGCTGCCGTTCGTCTCCCGCTACCGCCTGGTGCCGCTCGGCGCCCTGGCCGCCCAGTGGCCGGCCGACGACCTGTCGCTCACCATAGACGGCAGCTCGGAGCACCGCCTGACGCTCACCTCGGAGGGAGTACGCACCCTGCTGGCACGTCCGTAG